From Alloacidobacterium dinghuense:
CATGAGTTGATGTGGTAGGGAAGGCTTGGGTCGATTTGGGCAATGAGGCGCTGCAGGGATGGCGCGATCTGCGTGCGGAGCATCTGCGAGCGGACGACGAGGGTGAAGTCGCTGTGCGTGGCTTGTGACAGCGGAAAGAACATGGCGGCCTTAGGATCTTCAGCGAGGATGAAATATTTGCCATCTTCGACGACGCCGATGATTTCGTAGAGAGTTTTGTCGGTCCTTCTGAAATGCTGGCCGATGGCGGATTTATTTCCGAAGAACTTGTGGGCGAAGGTGGCGTTGACGATGGCGACGTTCGGGGAGTTTTTGTCGTCGTGCCAGGTGAAATCGCGGCCTTCGAGCAGACGCGTCTGGGCGGTCTGGAAGTAGCCGGGAGCGGCAGAGTAGTACTGCGCGTCGATGACGCCGTTGGATTCGCGGAAGTCGGTGGTGTCGGGACGATAGACGAAGGAGTCGGCGCTGTTGAGGCCGAGGGGGACGTCGTTGATCATGCTGACGGAGAGCACGCCGGGAATCTGCTGGGCTTGCTCGATCATGCGCTTTTCAAGAGCGACGGATTGATCGTCGGAGTAGCCTGCCATGCCCGTGTCGCTGTCGAGGAGCGTGACGTTGTCGGGATTGAAGCCGAAGTTGGCGTGCAGCGAGTGCGCCATTCCGCGCAGGGCGACGAGCGATGCGGTGACGAGCAGGGTGCAGATGGTGATCTGCGTGGCGAGGAGGATGTCGCGCAGGGTGAGGCGGCGAAAGACGGCGACGGCAGCGGGGCCGGTCTTCATGGCCTGGGCGGCGTCGATCTTCCAGATCTGGCGCGCGGGGAGCAGGCCGAAGAGAATGCCGCTGGCCAGCGAGAGAAGCAGAGCGACTGCGTAGACGACGGGGTCGGGCGCGACGATGACGTGGATGGGGACCTGCACGATGGGCTGCCATTGGCTAAGGAGACGCAGCAGGAATGCGGCGATCAAAGTGCCGACGGCTCCGCCGAGGAGTGCGACGATGATGGACTCGGTGAGAAGTTGGCGGATCATGTTCCAGCGGCTGGAGCCGATGGCGAGGCGGATGGCCATCTCACGGCCGCGGTCGGCAGCGCGGGCGGCAAAGATGCTGGCGAGGTTGGCGCAAGCGGCTATGAGAACGAGCAGGGCCATGAGCATGATCCCGGAGACGAAGGCTCGGGTCGGCGCGCCGAATCCATCGCCCAAGAGGCCGGGGCGAACGAGGCGGGCGTCGAGGTCGGCATCTTCGGGATGGATTTTGGCGAGCTGGCGGGCGATGGCGCTGAGGTTTTCTGTGGCCTGCGTGGAGGTGATGCCGGGCTTGAGGCGTCCGATGATGTAGATCTGGTGGTCGTTGCGGACGGACAGGAAGTCGCTGCCTTCGAGGTCAATTTCATTGACCATTGGGACCCAGAACTCGGGCCACCAGACCAGCTCTGTTCCGTGGAAACTTGCCGGCGCGACGCCGATGAGGGTGTAGGGATGCTTGTTGAGCTCGATGACGGCGCCGATGGCGTTGGGGTTGCCGTTGAGATGGGTGTGCCAGAAGCCATAGCTGACGACGACGAAGGGCGCGGAGCCAGGGCCATGCTCGTCGGAAGAATGGAAGAAGCGGCCTAGAACGGGCTGGATTCCCAGCGTGTCAAAGTAATTGCCGGAGGCGTTAAAGCCCCAGGACTGAAGGATGGTGGCCTGCTGTGACGCCGATGCGGGGATGGTGACGCCTGCGCCTTCGAAGCTGTAGGCGGCGAGTCCGCTGAAGGTGGTGTTCTTATCGCGGAAGTCGATGTAGTCGGGGTAGGACTGCGTGTCCCAGCCCGCGTTCTTGCGTGAGACCTGATAGACGTTGTGAGGCTGCGGAATGCTGAGCGGACGCAGGACGAGAGAATTGAGGACGCCGAAGACAATGACATTGGCGCCAACGCCGAGGGCCAGAGTGAGAATCGCGGTAAGGGCAAAACCGGGTGACTTGCGGAGCTGACGCAGGGAGAAACGGATGTCCTGTGTGAGCGAATGCATCGGGCGCACCTCTCAGAGCATTGGAGCATTTACTTTGCCAGTGTTTGAGGCGGGATCCGGTGGTTTTGAGGCTGATTTTATGGGCGTTAGTGCGTGGATTGCCGATCCCAGGTCTCAGAATCGAGACCTGGGGCACCCAGGCGTGTTCGGATTTGGGGAGAGGGTGTTCGGAAGCGAACACGGGCGTGCCGGTGCAGGCATCGCTGAGATTCTTCGCTGCGCTCAGAATGAGGAAACTTACTTCGCGCTAGCGGCGGAACTGGCGGCGCAGGGCCAGCAGGAACAGGGCGATCAGGGTTGACGTGAGAAGGAGTTCTAAGAGGGCTAAGGCTCGTCCCCAGGGATAAGCGGGCTGGTAGATGAGTTCTTTCTGGAAGCCGGCGACGGAGAGCGCGGTCATGAGGCTGTGGCCGAAGAAGGCTAGAGTGCCTATCCATGCCGGGCCTTTGTAGGCGCGGATGTAAGCGGAGAAATCGCTGTAGTTGAGTACCGGGAATGATGGTGGTGTGTTGGGGGTGTCAGGTTTGGTGAAGACCATGCCGGGGATGGGGAAGAGCAACGTGAAGACAGCGAGGATTGCGGCGAGCGCCAGCAAGGGGCGGACGTAGCTCTCGCCGTATTCGCTGGCGTAGCGATACCAGGCAACGAGGCCGAGGTTACGGTGCAACCAGCGTGCAAGGTTGTTCTTGCGTGGGCTGTGGAGGCGCTTCATCTCCATTTCGCCGTAGTGGAAGTCGCCGGCGGTCCAATAGTCCTGGCGGTTGTCGTAGTTCTTTTTGAGCTGCTGGTAGGTTTCGGCGATGAGGCCGTAGTCGCGCTCGTTGGGGTCGTCCGGACCGGGTGCGAGGTCACCTGCTGCTGAGAGATCGACCACCTCTTCGAAGAGTTGGTATTTGCCGTTTGGGCGTTTACGCCAATGAACGGATGAAAAGGTGAGGCGTGAAACGTCGCAGGTATAGAAGAGCGCTTGTCCCAGATATGTGCGGTAGAAAACGGCAGTTTCGGGAGCCATGAACTGAGCGAGAGAGAAGATGGGGCCGGGCAATGGTTCGCCGTCGTTCCGGAACTGCGTCTCGCGAAATTCGACGCCGGCATGGAAGACAGCTTCGTGGAAGATAACCGCCTTCTTGAAAGTTGTGTGCTCGAAGTCCACGTTTAGAGTGAAGTGAGCCCACATGAAGTCGGCTTCCTGCTCAAATGTGGCGACAGGGAAGAATGCTTCCTGAAGAAAGCCGGCATTGCCGAAATCTGCTTTCTTATTGAAGACGGCACGGGAAAAGACTGCTTTGCCCTCAAACTTTACGCTGCCGAAGGTGGCGTCAGCAGCGAACGAAGAGTTGTAGAAACCGGCTTCCTGCGCAAAGTGCGCCATCACGAAGGTGACTTCGTGCGCGAAGTCGGTGGCGAAGTGCGTGTCGCCTTTAAAGACTGCGCTGTGAAAGTTCGCCTTGGCTCCGAATTTGGCGCGGGTGAAGCTGGCTTCGTTTTCGAAGTGCGCGCTCTCGAAATCGGCACCATGTTCGAAGTTGGCGCTGTAGAAATTGGCCTCTTTCCAGAAGATTGCGTTCCTAAAAATGCACCTGGCGGGAAAAGCGCGGACCATGTACTGCGAGGTGGGGAAGACGAAGCGGGAGAAGTCGGCGATGCCTGTCACCATCGCGCTCGCGACGACGATGGTGTCGATTTCCTGCTGGAACTGCGTGTCGTCCTTGGCGGGATCGAGGGAGTGCATGAGACAAACGGGAATGGGATCATGCTGGGGCGCCGCGTGAAGCGGGCGTCCGCAGAATTTGTCTTCATGCATGAGCACCGGGCAGAGGGGCAGATGGGTGACGGGTGGGTCTTGCCACGCTGGGGACGGTTCGCTCATGTCGAGGGATTGTAGCAAATA
This genomic window contains:
- a CDS encoding ABC transporter permease, which translates into the protein MHSLTQDIRFSLRQLRKSPGFALTAILTLALGVGANVIVFGVLNSLVLRPLSIPQPHNVYQVSRKNAGWDTQSYPDYIDFRDKNTTFSGLAAYSFEGAGVTIPASASQQATILQSWGFNASGNYFDTLGIQPVLGRFFHSSDEHGPGSAPFVVVSYGFWHTHLNGNPNAIGAVIELNKHPYTLIGVAPASFHGTELVWWPEFWVPMVNEIDLEGSDFLSVRNDHQIYIIGRLKPGITSTQATENLSAIARQLAKIHPEDADLDARLVRPGLLGDGFGAPTRAFVSGIMLMALLVLIAACANLASIFAARAADRGREMAIRLAIGSSRWNMIRQLLTESIIVALLGGAVGTLIAAFLLRLLSQWQPIVQVPIHVIVAPDPVVYAVALLLSLASGILFGLLPARQIWKIDAAQAMKTGPAAVAVFRRLTLRDILLATQITICTLLVTASLVALRGMAHSLHANFGFNPDNVTLLDSDTGMAGYSDDQSVALEKRMIEQAQQIPGVLSVSMINDVPLGLNSADSFVYRPDTTDFRESNGVIDAQYYSAAPGYFQTAQTRLLEGRDFTWHDDKNSPNVAIVNATFAHKFFGNKSAIGQHFRRTDKTLYEIIGVVEDGKYFILAEDPKAAMFFPLSQATHSDFTLVVRSQMLRTQIAPSLQRLIAQIDPSLPYHINSWNQGMQFALFPARAATAALGIMGLLAAMLAVTGIFGMASYSVTKRMKELGIRIALGAQPVQLMRAALARPVYLLVGGSIAGLVLGVLISGVLSHIVYQATPHDPVVLGGVVLTMLLLGMLATFVPARRAQNVDPARLLREE
- a CDS encoding pentapeptide repeat-containing protein, whose amino-acid sequence is MSEPSPAWQDPPVTHLPLCPVLMHEDKFCGRPLHAAPQHDPIPVCLMHSLDPAKDDTQFQQEIDTIVVASAMVTGIADFSRFVFPTSQYMVRAFPARCIFRNAIFWKEANFYSANFEHGADFESAHFENEASFTRAKFGAKANFHSAVFKGDTHFATDFAHEVTFVMAHFAQEAGFYNSSFAADATFGSVKFEGKAVFSRAVFNKKADFGNAGFLQEAFFPVATFEQEADFMWAHFTLNVDFEHTTFKKAVIFHEAVFHAGVEFRETQFRNDGEPLPGPIFSLAQFMAPETAVFYRTYLGQALFYTCDVSRLTFSSVHWRKRPNGKYQLFEEVVDLSAAGDLAPGPDDPNERDYGLIAETYQQLKKNYDNRQDYWTAGDFHYGEMEMKRLHSPRKNNLARWLHRNLGLVAWYRYASEYGESYVRPLLALAAILAVFTLLFPIPGMVFTKPDTPNTPPSFPVLNYSDFSAYIRAYKGPAWIGTLAFFGHSLMTALSVAGFQKELIYQPAYPWGRALALLELLLTSTLIALFLLALRRQFRR